The Alkalihalobacillus sp. LMS6 genomic interval TCTATGTAGCAAGGTAGCCTTATGTTTCACGGGTACGTTTAAATTCATGATAGTTTGTTCGCTCATTTAAAGCATTTAATTCATCCTGCGTAATCGAGCCTTTACCTTCTTTAATAACAAACACATCTAGATCTTTTTTGCCCCACTCATTAAACACATCATCAATGGAATCATAATATAAGTCCAATTTCATTCCCTTTATAGCCGATCCTGTATCTGCTACTACCCCATATCCATAGCCCGGAATAAATAAAACCGTTCCTAAAGGAAATACCGATGGGTCCGCTGCAACAGTCGAATAAGAATCTCTTAATACAGGCAATCCTGAAAAGGTAATTCCGTATGCTGGGTCACCTGGATATTTTCCAGTGGACTCCACTCCAGCTGTATACCCTGTCGCCGTTACATGAACACGATTATATTCTGTCGTATCCAACTCTTCCTCCATAAGCGTATAGGTGGGCACCGTTAAACCAGGAATCGAGCGATCATGTTCATGCAACGCTTTTCCGTTCATATCTTGCACGTGAATGGTTGAGAATGGGAAATTGGTAAATACAGAAAATGTGGTAAGCACTGCACCAATAAAGAGAACACACATGAATGATCGAAAAAGCCATTTATAGGTTGCGTTTTTATACATATTGTCGTCACACTCCTCTACTACAGCATTTCCAGTAGAGGAGACATTATGCAAAAAAAAAAACAGACTCTCTTAACAAGTCTGCTTAAAACATCTGATAGCCCGCTTTTCTTAGTAATTTCATAATAATTCCGGCCGCGATTGCGCCAAGGAATCCGCTTGTTAGCACGACAATATCAGCAAAATGAAGCGAGATCACACGTTCAAATAACTGACTAAATGCTTCCCCAGGTTGTTGAAAAAAGAAGCGATAAGGCTGTTGATTCACGATTAATAACACAACGATTGGATAAATAAACGCCATAATCCAGGTTAAGCGCAACACCATATTTAATAGAAAGCCAATCCCGGCAAATAGGATAAAGAACAATATGATTGAAACAATTAATTGTAAGATATGTATACCTTCCATAACTCATCCTCCCCTCTTAGTTTACGAAAAAGCGCTTCCGTAAGTCAATATCGAATCAAACTTAAAAAAAATCAGTAAGGCTTGAAGCCTCACTGATTTTTTCAGTTGCTACCTTATAGAGGGAATTTCCCTTTTTTCAACGTTAGCATTGGTCCACCAAGAACGAATAGCGCACGGTTATCAATCATTTTCTTCATAAAGTTGGCCGTACCACCGTAAATCTTTTTAGAGCCTACGACACCGATTGCTTCTTTACCGCCTAGAGAAGCAACAGTTCCTTTGATGTCTGGCTTAAAGCTTTCTAGGTTCGAGCCGCCTTTATTTAGC includes:
- a CDS encoding YuiB family protein; translated protein: MEGIHILQLIVSIILFFILFAGIGFLLNMVLRLTWIMAFIYPIVVLLIVNQQPYRFFFQQPGEAFSQLFERVISLHFADIVVLTSGFLGAIAAGIIMKLLRKAGYQMF
- a CDS encoding 3D domain-containing protein yields the protein MYKNATYKWLFRSFMCVLFIGAVLTTFSVFTNFPFSTIHVQDMNGKALHEHDRSIPGLTVPTYTLMEEELDTTEYNRVHVTATGYTAGVESTGKYPGDPAYGITFSGLPVLRDSYSTVAADPSVFPLGTVLFIPGYGYGVVADTGSAIKGMKLDLYYDSIDDVFNEWGKKDLDVFVIKEGKGSITQDELNALNERTNYHEFKRTRET